From a region of the Theobroma cacao cultivar B97-61/B2 chromosome 8, Criollo_cocoa_genome_V2, whole genome shotgun sequence genome:
- the LOC18591616 gene encoding calcium-dependent protein kinase 29 — MGLCQSLGFCLRKSGTHEIPISSSSESSPRPGEEFIPPWQQPALENQNPSSSQIGSILRKPYVDITTFYDLDKELGRGQFGITYLCSEKATGRKYACKSISRGKLKSDKDREDVRREILILQHLTGQPNIVKFKGAYEDRHNLHLVMELCSGGELFDRIIAKGTYSERQAASIGRQIVNVVHVCHFMGVMHRDLKPENFLLVSKDENSPIKATDFGLSVFIEEDRWYKDLVGSAYYVAPEVLNRKYGKEIDVWSAGVILYILLSGVPPFWGETEQEIFKAVIEGNLDLKSQPWPSISDGAKDLLSKMLARDPKKRITAAQALEHPWIKEGGDASDKPMDSAVLSRLRQFRVMNKLKKLALKVIAETLSSEEEVKGLKQMFNNIDTDGSGTITIEELRVGLARLGSKLTEAEIQQLMDAADVDRSGSIDYIEFITATMPRHRLEREDNIYKAFQFFDTDNSGFITRDELRQAMTEYGMGDEATIDEVIEDVDTDKDGRINYEEFVAMMKRGTQDGDR; from the exons ATGGGACTCTGCCAATCTCTGGGATTCTGCTTGAGGAAATCCGGTACTCATGAAATCCCAATCTCTTCCTCATCTGAGTCTTCCCCTCGCCCTGGAGAAGAGTTTATCCCACCTTGGCAACAAccagccttggaaaaccaaaATCCTTCATCATCCCAGATTGGGTCCATTTTGCGCAAACCTTATGTCGACATCACTACCTTTTATGATCTTGATAAAGAGTTGGGGAGAGGTCAGTTTGGTATTACTTATCTCTGCAGTGAGAAGGCAACGGGGAGAAAATACGCCTGCAAGTCTATTTCAAGGGGTAAACTAAAGTCTGACAAGGATAGAGAGGATGTTAGAAGAGAGATTTTGATACTTCAGCATCTAACGGGGCAACCAAATATTGTTAAGTTCAAAGGTGCTTATGAAGATAGGCATAATCTGCACTTGGTGATGGAGTTGTGCTCAGGTGGCGAGCTTTTTGATCGGATCATAGCTAAAGGGACTTATTCAGAACGACAAGCGGCTTCAATCGGTAGGCAGATTGTGAATGTGGTGCATGTCTGTCATTTTATGGGGGTTATGCATAGAGACTTGAAGCCTGAGAATTTCTTGCTGGTTAGCAAGGATGAGAATTCTCCGATAAAGGCCACTGATTTTGGACTCTCTGTCTTCATCGAGGAAG ATAGATGGTACAAGGACCTTGTTGGAAGTGCATACTATGTTGCACCAGAGGTGTTAAATCGGAAATATGGCAAGGAGATAGATGTGTGGAGCGCTGGAGTCATTTTATACATTCTTCTCAGTGGTGTGCCTCCATTTTGGGGTG AGACTGAGCAGGAAATCTTTAAAGCAGTTATAGAAGGTAATCTGGACTTAAAAAGCCAGCCATGGCCGTCTATATCTGATGGTGCAAAGGACCTCCTAAGTAAGATGCTAGCAAGGGACCCTAAGAAACGGATTACAGCTGCCCAAGCTCTAG AACATCCATGGATTAAGGAGGGTGGTGATGCATCTGACAAACCTATGGATAGTGCTGTTCTTAGCAGGTTGAGGCAGTTCAGAGTAATGAACAAGCTCAAAAAACTTGCCTTAAAG GTGATAGCAGAAACCCTATCATCAGAAGAAGAGGTCAAGGGCTTGAAACAGATGTTCAACAACATTGACACTGATGGAAGTGGTACGATAACAATTGAAGAACTCAGGGTTGGATTAGCTCGATTGGGATCTAAGCTAACTGAAGCAGAAATACAGCAGCTTATGGATGCT GCTGATGTCGACAGGAGTGGAAGCATTGATTACATTGAATTCATCACTGCTACAATGCCTCGACATAGGCTGGAGAGGGAAGATAACATATACAAGGCTTTCCAATTCTTTGACACGGATAACAGTGG CTTTATCACAAGAGATGAATTAAGACAAGCTATGACTGAGTACGGAATGGGAGATGAGGCTACAATAGATGAAGTCATTGAGGATGTAGATACTGATAag GATGGAAGAATCAACTATGAGGAATTTGTAGCCATGATGAAAAGGGGAACTCAAGATGGGGACAGATGA